The following nucleotide sequence is from Actinomycetes bacterium.
CGGGGGCGGCGCCCTCGGGGCGGGTGACGCCGGTGAGGTCGAGGCCGCACTCCTGCTCGGCTCGCATGCGCAGGTACCACCAGGCGCCCATGTTCTCGGGCTCCTCCTGGACCCACCAGATCTGCTCCGCCTTCCCGTACGGGGCCAGGCGTTCGCGGAGCTGCTCGGCCGGGAACGGGTAGAACTGCTCGATCCGGAGTAGCGCGACCTGCTCGAGCTGCTTCTCCTGCCGCCGCTTGGCCAGGTCGTAGTAGACCTTGCCGCTGCAGAGAAGCACCCGGCGAACGTCCTCGGGGTCGGGACCGCCGCGGTCGGGCAGGACCTCCTGGAACCGCCCGCCGGTGAGGTCGGCGGCCGTCGACCGGGCTGCCGGGAGCCGCAGCAGCGACTTCGGGGTCAGCGCCACGAGCGGCTTGTGGGTGGCCCGCAGGGCCTGGCGGCGCAGCAGGTGGAAGTACTGGGCCGGGGTGGACGGCACCGTCACCTGGATGTTGTCCTCGGCCGCGAGCTGCAGGAAGCGCTCGAGACGGGCGCTCGAGTGCTCCGGGCCCTGGCCCTCGAAGCCGTGGGGGAGCAGCAGCACCAGGCCCGCCCGCTGCCCCCACTTGTCCTCGGCGGCCGAGATGAACTGGTCGACGATGATCTGCGCGCCGTTGACGAAGTCGCCGAACTGGGCCTCCCAGAGCACCAGCGCCTCGGGGTTGGCCACCGAGTAGCCGTACTCGAAGCCCACGGCGGCGAACTCGCTCAGCAGGCTGTCGTGGACGAAGAAACGGCCCTGGCCAGGAGCCAGGTTGGCCAGGGGCGTGTACAGCTCGCCGTTCTCCTGGTCCACCAGCACCGAGTGGCGCTGGCTGAAGGTGCCCCTCCGGGTGTCCTGCCCGGACAGGCGGATCATGCGTCCGTCCAGCAGCAGGGAGCCGAAGGCGAGCGCCTCGCCGAGCGACCAGTCGACCCGGTCCTTGCCGAGCGCTGCGCTGCGGTCGGCCAGCCACTTGACGAGCTTGGGGTGGACGTTGAACGAGGCGGGCACGTCGGCCAGGCTGGCCGCGATGCGGTCCAGCCGCTCGCGCTCCACCGCGGTCTCGACCGGCGGGTCCTCGGCCATCGAGGCGGGCCTGGCCAGCTCCACCTCGGCCACCTTGCTGTCGGTGCGGGTGTCGTCGAACGCCTGCTGCAGGCGCGAGCGGAAGTCCTCGAGCGCGCGCTCGGCGTCCTCGAGCGACAGGTCGCCCCGGTTGACCAGGGCCTCGGTGTAGAGCTTGCGCACCGACGGACGCCCCTTGATCCGCGCGTACATGAGGGGCTGGGTGAACGCCGGCTCGTCGCCCTCGTTGTGGCCGAAGCGCCGGTAGCACCACATGTCGACCACCACGTCCTTCTTGAACGCCTGGCGGTAGTCGAAGGCCAGGCGGGCCACGCGCACGCATGCCTCGGGGTCGTCGCCGTTCACGTGGAAGATCGGCGCCTGGATCATCTTGGCCACGTCGGTCGCGTAGGTGCTCGAGCGGCCGTAGTCCGGGCTGGTGGTGAAGCCGAGCTGGTTGTTGACGACGATGTGCACCGTGCCGCCGGTACGGTAGCCGCGGAGCTGGGAGAGGTTGAGCGTCTCGGCCACCACCCCCTGCCCGGCGAAGGCGGCGTCGCCGTGGATCAGCACCGGCAGCACCGGCGCCTCCTCGCCCCGGTCGAGCAGGTCCTGCCTGGCCCGGACGATGCCCTCGACCACCGGGTTGACCGCCTCCAGGTGGCTCGGGTTGGAGGCCACCTCGACGACCACCTCCCGGCCCGAGCGGGCCTGGTGCTTGCCGACCGCGCCGAGGTGGTACTTCACGTCGCCCGAGCCCTGCGTGAGCGCCGGGTCCAGGTGCCCCTCGAACTCGTGGAAGATCTCGCCGTAGCTCTTGCCGACCGTGTTGGCGAGCACGTTCAGCCGCCCCCGGTGGCTCATGCCCATGACCACGCGCTCGTGCCCTGCCTCGGCGGAAGCGTCGAGGACTGCATCGAGCATCGGGATCAGGCTCTCGCCGCCTTCGAGGCTGAACCGCTTGTGACCCACGTACTTGTTGTGCAGGAACCGCTCGAACGCCTCGGCCTCGTTCAGCTTGTGGAGGATCTGGAGCTGGTCCTCCTTGGGCAGCGGCTGCTGGGGGACCTCGACCCGCTCCTGGATCCACTGCTTCTCGTCGGGCTGGGAGATGTGCATGTACTCGTAGGTGGCGGTGCGGCAGTAGGCGTCGCGCAGGATGCGCAGGATCTCGCGCAGCGGCAGCTCGCGGTCGCGGGTCAGCCCCACGGTCACGAAGTAGCGGTCGAGGTCCCAGATGGACAGGCCGAAGCTGGCCGGGTTCAGCTCGGGGTGCATCGAGGGGGGCTTGACCTCGAGCGGGTCGAGGTCGGCGATCAGGTGGCCGCGCACCCGGTACATGTTGATGAGCTGCAGCACGCGGGCCTGCTTCTCCACCGCGGCCAGGGCGTCGTGCCCGGCGTGGGTGTCCGGGTGCCACTGCACCGCCACGTAGGGCACGCCCATGTCGGCGAACAGCTCGTCGTAGAACTGGTCCTCGCCGAGCAGCAGGGCGTGCACCTTGGCCAGGAACTCGCCGCTCTCGGCGCCCTGGATGACCCGGTGGTCGTAGGTCGAGGTGATGGTGATGACCTTGCCCACGGCCATCTCGGCCAGGGCCTTGGGGTCGGCGCCCTGGTACTCGGCCGGGTAGGCGATCGAGCCGACGCCGACGATGGCTGCCTGGCCGGCCATGAGGCGCGGCACCGACAGCACCGTGCCGATCGTGCCCGGGTTGGTGATCGTCACCGTGGTGCCCTGGAAGTCCTCCACCGTGACCTTGTTGCTCTTGACCTTCTTGATGAGCTCCTCGTAGGCGCGCACGAAGCCGGCGAAGTCGAGGGTGTCTGCCTGCTTGATGTTGGGCACCAGCAGGGTCCGGCCGCCGTCGGGACGCTTGACGTCCACGGCCAGGCCGAGGTTCAGGTGCTCGGGGCGGACCACGTTCGGCTTGCCGTCGACCTCCCGGTAGACCGAGGTCATGGCGGGCACGGCGGCGAGCGCCTTGACCACGGCCCAGCCGATCAGGTGGGTGAAGCTCACCTTGCCGCCCCGGTGGCGGCGCAGGTGGCCGTTGAGCACGTTGCGGTTGACCTCGAGGAGCTTGGCCGGGACGGTGCGGACCGAGGTGGCCGTGGGCACGGCCCGGCTCGCCTCCATCGCCTCGACGATCCGTGCGGCGACGCCCCGGAGTGGGATCACCTCGGCTCCGGCCCCGCCGTCGGTTCGGGCCTTGCCGTTGGCTTCGGCCTTGCCGTCGCCCTCCGCCCTGGCCTCGCTCCTCGCCTTCGTGGTCTCCGTGGCCGTCGCCTTGTCGCGCGTGGCCTTGTCGCGCGTGGCCGTGGCCCTGGCCCTGGCGTCGCCGGTGGCCTCGCCGGCCTCCGGCGCGCGCGACGCCGCCTCCGCCTGCTCCTTGGACGCCGCCGCAGCCTGCCCCTGCGGTGCGGCCTTGGTCTGGCCCTCGGGCGGCGTCTGGCCCACAGACTGCGCCTGCACCTCGGGCGGCGCCTGCACCTTGGGTGACTCCTGCTCCTCGGGCGGCGCCTGGACCTGGGGCGGCGCCTGGACCTGGGGCGGCGCCTGCTCCTCGGGTGACTCCTGCTCCTCGGGTGACTCCCCGCTGTCCGCCGCCTCGCCGTCGCCACGCTCGCCGTCGACCGCCGTGGCCACGGCCGGCGCCGTCTCGACCTCGCCGTCCTCCTCGGGGTCGTTCTCGGCGAAGAAGTCCCGCCAGGCGTCGCTCACCGACTCAGGGTTGTCCAGATACTGCCGGTAGATCTCGTCGATCAGCCCGACGTTAGGGCCGAACTCCGCCCGATCGAACCATCCCATCTGCCTTGCACCACCCTTGGCGTCGGATCCGCCGCGCACCGCGGTGACGGCCGGCTCCCCGGCCGGCCCGGACGTCACTGCGGCCTCCTACGCCCAGTTTGCCATTCTCGCGGTCGCTCCTGGCAGTGAGAACATTGCCGCATCTGACGTGGACAAACGGTCTTGCAGGGCCTGTGGACGAGCCGAGGTGCTTTGTCGAGGCCGGGGTCTAGCATGAAAGAGACGGACACCAGCACTTCAGGAAGGCCAGCGGCGCGATGGACCAGCAGGCAGCACGCCATGACGACCCGGCCCAGGGTCCGCTGCGGCACTTCTCGCCGCTTACCCGGGCCTGGTTCGCGAGCGCGTTCGCCGCGCCGACCGCGGCCCAGGCCCTGGCCTGGGAGGCGATCGCAGCCGAGCAGGACGTGCTCGTCGTCGCCCCGACCGGATCCGGCAAGACCCTGGCCGCGTTCCTGTCGGCGATCGACGGCCTGGCCGGCTCACCTGCAACGCGTGGGACCTCGCTACCCCCGGCGCCTGGGGCCGCCCACCCGGCGCGTCGGGCCGCCGGCCCGGCGCGGCAGGCCGTCGAGCGGCTGCGCGTTCTCTACGTGTCGCCGCTGAAGGCGCTCGCCGCCGACATCGAGCGGAACCTGCGCGCCCCGCTGGCCGGGCTGCGGGCGGCCGCGGCCCGGCTCGACCTGCCGCTGCCCGACATCACCGTGGGCATGCGCACCGGCGACACCCCGGCCGACGCCCGCAGGCGGTTCCCGTCCGCGCCGCCCGACATCCTGATCACCACCCCGGAGTCGCTGTTCCTGCTGCTCACCTCGAGGGCCCGGGACGCGCTGCGCTTCGTCGACACCGTAATCGTCGACGAGGTGCACTCGGTGGTCGCCACCAAGCGCGGTGCCCACCTGGCCGTGAGCCTCGAGCGGCTGGACGAGCTACTCCCGCAGCCAGCCCGGCGCATCGGGCTGTCGGCCACCGTGCGCCCGACCGACGAGGTGGCCCGCTACCTCGGCGGCTCCCGCCCGGTGACGGTCGTCGCCCCGCCGAGCGAGAAGGCATTCGACCTCTCGGTGGTCGTCCCGGTCGAGGACATGGCCGCCATCGGAGAGGACTCCGGCCCCGGTCCCATGACCCTCCCTGCCGGGTCCGGCTGGCCGGGGCCGGTGGCAGATGGGGGCGGGCACGGGTCGTGGTCGGGCGGGCCGGAGCCGGGCGCTGGTGGGCCGGGGGCGGGGCCCGCTGGGCCGTGGTCCGGCGGGCCTGGGCTGGCGCCCGGGTCTGGTGCGCCGTGGTCCGGCGAGCCGGCCAGCGGCTCCGCCGCCGGGCCGCCCGACCGGTCGAGCATCTGGCCGCACATCGACGAGCGCCTCGTCGAGCTGATCCGTGCCCACCGCTCGACGATCGTGTTCGCCAACTCCCGCCGGCTCGCCGAGCGCCTCTGCGCCCGCTGCAACGAGCTGGCCGGGGCGGAGATCGCCCGGGCTCACCACGGTTCGGTCAGCCGCGAGCAGCGCACCGAGATCGAGGAGGACCTCAAGGCGGGACGGCTGCCTGCCGTGGTCGCCACCAGCTCACTCGAGCTCGGCATCGACATGGGCTCGGTCGACCTGGTGATCCAGGTCGAGGCGCCCAGCTCCGTCGCGGCCGGGCTACAGCGCATCGGCCGGGCGGGGCACCAGGTCGGCGCGGTCAGCCGCGGCATCGTCTTTCCGAAGTTCCGCGGCGACCTGGTCGAGTGCGCGGTGGTGGTCGAGCGCATGCGGGCGGGAGCGATCGAGGCCATGCGCTACCCGCGCAACCCCCTCGACGTGCTCGCCCAGCAGGTCGTTGCGATGGTCGCGATGGACGACTGGACGGTGGACGGTCTCGAGGCGGTGGTGCGCCGGGCGGCACCCTTCGCCGACCTGCCCCGCAGCGCGATGGAGAGCGTGCTCGACATGCTGGCCGGACGCTACCCGTCCGACGAGTTCGCCGAGCTGCGGCCGCGGCTCAACTGGGACCGGGTCGAGGGCACCCTCACCCCGCGGGCCGGCGCCCAGCGGCTCGCGGTCACCTCGGGCGGCACCATCCCCGACCGGGGCCTGTTCGGCGTCTACCTGGTGGGGGAGCGCCAGACCCGGGTGGGCGAGCTGGACGAGGAGATGGTCTACGAGTCCCGGGTGGGCGAGGTCTTCACCTTGGGCGCGTCGAGCTGGCGGATCGAGGACATCACCCACGACCGGGTGCTGGTCAGCCCGGCCCCGGGCCAGCCAGGCAAGCTGCCGTTCTGGCACGGCGACGCGCTGGGCCGGCCGGTCGAGCTGGGCCGGGCCCTGGGCGGGTTCCTGCGCGAGCTGACCGCGCTGCCCGCCGAGGCCAGGCTCGCGCGCCTGGCCGAGGCGGGGCTGGACGACAACGCGGTCAGCAACCTCGTCCGCTACCTGGACGAGCAGGTCGAGGCGACCGGCGTGCTGCCCGACGACCGCACGATCGTGGTCGAGCGTTTCCGCGACGAGCTGGGCGACTGGCGGGTCTGCGTGCACACGCCGTTCGGGGCACAGGTCCACGCCCCGTGGGCCCAGGCCATCGAGGCTCGCGTGCGCGAGCGCCTCGGCCTGGAGGTCCAGACGATGTACAGCGACGACGGCATCGTCGTGCGCCTGCCCGAGGCCGACGAGGCACCCCCGTCGGACTCGATCCTGTTCGAGCCGGACGAGATCGAGGACCTCGTCGTGGGCGAGGTGGGCGGCTCGGCGCTGTTCGCCAGCCGCTTCCGCGAGTGCGCCGCCCGCGCGCTGCTGCTGCCCAGGCGCCGGCCGGGCCAGCGCACCCCGCTCTGGCAGCAGCGCCAGAAGAGCGCCGGGCTGCTCCAGGTCGCCTCGAGGTACGGGTCGTTCCCGGTCGTGCTCGAGACCATGCGCGAGTGCCTCCAGGACGTGTTCGACCTCCCTGGGCTGGCCGAGCTGATGGCGGCCGTCGGCCGCCGCGAGGTCCGCGTCGTCGAGGTCGACACGCCCTTCCCGTCGCCGTTCGCCAGCTCCCTGCAGTTCGGCTACGTGGCCGCGTTCATGTACGAGGGCGACGCGCCGCTGGCCGAGCGCCGCGCCCAGGCCCTCTCCCTGGACCGCTCGATCCTGGCCGAGCTGCTCGGCCGGGAGGAGCTGCGCGACCTGATCGACCAGGCCGCCCTGGCGGAGCTGGAGCTCGAGTTGCAGCTGCTCACGCCCGAGCGCAAGGTCCGCGGCCCGGACGGGCTCCACGACGCGCTGCGGCTGCTCGGCGACCTGTCGGTGGAGGAGGCAGCGGCGCGCGCCGCCGACCCCGGTGCCGCGCCCACCTGGCTGGCCGAGCTGCAGGGCACGCGGCGGGCGCTGCTCCTGCGCATCGGCGGCGCCGAACGCTGGGTGGCCATCGAGGACGTAGCCAGGTTCCGGGACGGGCTCGGCACCGCGCCGCCGCCCGGGGTGCCCCGGGACTTCCTTGCGCCGGTCGCCGACCCCGTCGGCGACCTGGTCGCGAGGTGGGCGCGGACCCACGGGCCGTTCACGGCCGCCGAGCCCGCGGGCCGCCTCGGCCTCGGCGTGGCCGTGGTGGAGCAGACCCTGGCACGGCTGGCCGCGGCCGGCCGGGTGGTCGAGGGCGAGTTCCGGCCCGGACGGTCGGGCCGGGAGTGGCTCGACGCCGAGGTCCTGCGCCGGCTGCGCCGACGCTCGCTCGCCGCGCTCCGCAAGGAGGTCGAGGCGGTCCCCCAGGAGGCGCTCGCCCGCTTCGTGACCGCCTGGCAGGGAATCGGCCCCACCGGCCCTCGCTTCGCCAACCTGGACGCCGTCTACCGGGCGGTCGAGCAGCTCCAGGGCGCCGCGGTGCCCGCCTCTGCGCTCGAGCGCCAGGTGCTCGCCGTCCGCCTGCCCGACTACAGCCCGGGGCTGCTCGACCAGCTCTGCGCCTCGGGTGAGGTGGTCTGGGTGGGCGCCGGGGCGCTCGGCTCCGACGACGGCTGGGTCAGCCTGTTCACCGCCGAGCAGGCGCCCCTGCTGCTGCCCGAGCCGCTGCCGGTCGAGCCGTCGCCGCTCGCCGCCCGGGTCCGCGAGGCCCTGGCCGAGCGGGGCGCCCTGTTCTTCCGCCAGCTCTCGGACGTGGTCGGCCCGACCAACGACTCCGAGCTGCTGCTCGCGATCTGGGAGCTGGTCTGGGCCGGGCTGGCGACCAACGACACCCTGGCGCCGTTGCGGGCGCTGGTCACCGGCGGCTCCCGCCCGGTGGCCCGGCCGCCCGCCCGCCGGGGCCGGCGCGGGCCGGCCTTCCCGAGCCGGCTCGGCCCACCTGCAGGCGCCGGCCGCTGGAGCCTGGTGCCCGAGCGGGCCGCCGACCCGACCCGGCGCATGCATGCGGTCGCCGAGCAGCTCCTCGAGCGCCACGGCCTGGTGACCCGGGGCGCGGTGGTGTCCGAGCGGGTCCCGGGCGGCTTCGCCGGGGCCTACGCGGTCCTCAAGGCGATGGAGGAGGCGGGCCGCTGCCGGCGCGGCTACTTCGTGGACGGCCTCGGCGGCGCCCAGTTCGCCAGCGTCGGCGCCGTCGATCGCCTCCGCCTGCTGGCCACGCCCGGCAGCGACCCGCAGACCCTGATCCTGGCCGCCGCCGACCCGGCCAACCCGTACGGCGCCGCCCTCGCCTGGCCCGACCGGCCGCTGCCGGCCGGTCCCGGTCCCGGCGGGGAGGCCGGGGGCCGGCCGGACGGGCGCCCCGGACCCCGGACCGACGGGCGGCCCGGGCACCGGCCCGGGCGCAAGGCCGGCGCGGTGGTCGCTCTCGTCGACGGCGAGCTCGTCCTCTACGTCGAGAAGGGCGGCCGCACGTTGCTCACCTTCACCGACGACGCCGACCGGCTCGGGCGCGCGGCCGACGCGCTCGCCCTGGCCGCGCGCGACGGCGCCCTCGGCAGGCTCTCGGTCGAGCGCGCCGACGGGGAGGCGGTGCTGGACAGCCCGCTCGCCCAGGCCCTCACCGCGGCCGGTTTCCGCCCGTCAACCCGCGGCCTGCGGCTGCCCGGGGGCCTGCCGGGCGCCAGACGGGCGGCCTCGCAGGGGAACGGGGCCTGACGCCGTGCCCGAGGGCGACACCGTCTTCCTGGCCGCGACCCGCCTTCACCAGGCCCTGGCCGGCCAGCGGCTGCTCGCGGCTGAACTTCGGGTCCCCCGACCAGTTGCGAGGCTCCGCAAGTTGGCTCCTGGTCCATCTTCCATCACCGCCGACCTCGCCGGCCAGGTGGTCCGGGAGGTGGTGCCGCGAGGCAAGCACCTGTTGTTCCGCACCGATGCGGGCGTCACCCTGCACACCCACTTCAAGATGGAGGGCGCCTGGCACCTGTACCGGCCGGGGGAGCGCTGGCGCGGCCACGACTTCCAGGTCCGTGCCGTGCTGCGCACCGAACGCTGGGTCGCGGTCGGCCTCCGGCTCGCCATCTGCGAGCTGCTGCCGACCGACCAGGAGCACGAGGTCGTCGGCCACCTCGGCCCCGACGTGCTCGGTCCGGACTGGGACCTGGACGAGGCGGCCGGCCGGCTGCGCGCCGACCCGGACCGGGCGATCGGCACCGCCCTGCTCGACCAGCGGGCCATCGCCGGCCCGGGCAACATCTGGAAGTGCGAGCTCTGCTTCCTCTGGGGTGTCGACCCGTGGACCCCGGTCGGCGAGGTGCGCGACCTCGAGGGCATGCTCGCCCTGCTGGGGCGGATGATGGACGCCAACCGGACCACCGGGAGGCAGATCACCACCGGCGACACCCGCGCGGGCCGGACGCACTGGGTGACCTCCCGCACGGGCAAGCCCTGCCGCCGCTGCGGCACGCCAATCCGCAAGGCCGAGCAGCAGAGCTACGACGCCGAGCGCCCGACCTGGTGGTGCCCGACCTGCCAGCCCGGCCCTGGGCCTGCTCAGGCTCAGGGGTCCCGTACCACCGTGGCTCACACCCGGGCGGCGCCCGACGCCCCCCGATGACGGCCGCGGCGGACGGCCGCCGCGGGTCAGAGCCGGCGGAACGAGCGCACCGGCATGCGGGGCCCGAAGCGGGGCGCCCATTCCCCGGAGTGCTGCAGGAGGCGGAGGACGCGGCCCCGGTGGCCGGCGTAGGGGGCGAGCAGCTCCAGCATCCGCTCGTCGGTGCCCCGCGGCTCCCCGGCCAGCTTCCAGCTGACCAGGTGGGGCAGGTGGTAGTCGCCCACCGACACCGCGTCGGCGTCGCCCAGGGCGACGATGGCCACCTCGGCCGCGGTCCACGGCCCGACGCCGGGGACGGCCTGGAGCCGTCGGTAGGCGTCTGCCGCGGCCATGCCCACGGCCTCCTCGAGCCGCGCCGCCCTGGTGGCCGCGGCCCGGATCGTGTTGGCCCGCTTCATCTCGACTCCGAGCGGGTGGAACTCCCAGTACGCCTTGCCCGCGAGCACGTCGGGTCCTGGCGGCACCAGCAGCGGCACCGGCCCGGGTGCCGGCGTGCCCCAGGCCCGGACCACCGCCCGATAGGAGGCGCGTGCCTCCCTGCCGCTCACCTTCTGCTCGAGGATCGACGGGACGAGCGCCTCGAACACCGTCCGGGACCGGCTGATGCGCAGGCCGGGTAGGCTGCGGTGCAGCTCCCGGACCAGCCCGCGCGGCTCGAAGCCGTCCAGGTGGTCGCGGCTGCCCAGCAGTTCGGCGGCCGTGTCGAGGCACCAGGCCGCGCCCGGACCCCACGCCTGCACCCAGACCCTGTCGGCACCCGCGGCGTAGCGCGCGGTGGCGGGGCCCTCCGGGGTCCGCGTCGCCCGCCACCAGGCGCCCGACCGCTCCACGAGCACCGAAGGGTCGCTGCCGCGCCGCAGCGGTCCCAGCGTCAGGCCGAGGTGGACGGGCAGCGAGGGCCGTAGCGTGGTCTCGAGGGGCGTGTCGGTGGCGTGCACGGGCGGATCGTACCGTCCGGCAGGGACGCCGGTCTGGCAGGAACGCCCGTCTGGTAGGCAGGCCCGTCCGATAGGCAGGCCGATCGGTACGGACCCGGTCTGACAGGGACGCCGGCCGGTCTGACAGGGACGCCGGCCCGCTGGCGTGCTGGCGGACGGTCCCGGGCTCTTGCTAGGGTGCGCAGCCACCACGGGCACCACCGCGAGAGGAACCTGCGATGGCTGATGCGTCATTCGACGTCGTCTCCCAGGTCGACCGGCAGGAGATCGACAACGCCCTCAACCAGGCCAAGCGTGAGATCGGCCAGCGTTTCGACTTCAAGAACACCGGCACCTCGATCGACCGCTCCGGCGACGACGTGATCATCGTCTCCAGCACCGACCAGCGGGCCCTGGCCGCGCTCGACGTCTTCAAGGAGCGGCTGGTCAAGCGCTCGGTGTCGCTGAAGGCGCTGCGGGCGTCCGAGCCGCGACCCGCGGGCAAGAGCAACTACCGCATCGAGTGCACGTTCATCCAGGGGATCCCGGAGGACAAGGCCAAGGCGCTGGCCAAGACGATCCGCCAGTCCGGGCTGAAGGCGCAGGCGCAGGTACAGGGCGACCAGCTCCGTGTCACCAGCAAGAGCAAGGACGACCTGCAGAAGGTGATCGCCCTGCTCAAGGAGCGGGACGAAGGCCTGCCCCTGCAGTTCACGAATCGACGAGGTTAGGGCCTGCGGGCCAATAACCTGGTCGTTCCAGCGACGACACACCGAGGTAAGCGGACTCGATCTGGCCAGGTTATTGGGTGGCGAGCCCTTAGGAAGCAGCTCGATCTTCGTCAGCTCCGCGCCCAGGTAGTCGACCACCTCGACCCCCTCGGCATCGGGCTCGGCGAGGTCCAGGAGCCGCCACCTGCCCTCGGGCCGGTGC
It contains:
- a CDS encoding multifunctional oxoglutarate decarboxylase/oxoglutarate dehydrogenase thiamine pyrophosphate-binding subunit/dihydrolipoyllysine-residue succinyltransferase subunit encodes the protein MGWFDRAEFGPNVGLIDEIYRQYLDNPESVSDAWRDFFAENDPEEDGEVETAPAVATAVDGERGDGEAADSGESPEEQESPEEQAPPQVQAPPQVQAPPEEQESPKVQAPPEVQAQSVGQTPPEGQTKAAPQGQAAAASKEQAEAASRAPEAGEATGDARARATATRDKATRDKATATETTKARSEARAEGDGKAEANGKARTDGGAGAEVIPLRGVAARIVEAMEASRAVPTATSVRTVPAKLLEVNRNVLNGHLRRHRGGKVSFTHLIGWAVVKALAAVPAMTSVYREVDGKPNVVRPEHLNLGLAVDVKRPDGGRTLLVPNIKQADTLDFAGFVRAYEELIKKVKSNKVTVEDFQGTTVTITNPGTIGTVLSVPRLMAGQAAIVGVGSIAYPAEYQGADPKALAEMAVGKVITITSTYDHRVIQGAESGEFLAKVHALLLGEDQFYDELFADMGVPYVAVQWHPDTHAGHDALAAVEKQARVLQLINMYRVRGHLIADLDPLEVKPPSMHPELNPASFGLSIWDLDRYFVTVGLTRDRELPLREILRILRDAYCRTATYEYMHISQPDEKQWIQERVEVPQQPLPKEDQLQILHKLNEAEAFERFLHNKYVGHKRFSLEGGESLIPMLDAVLDASAEAGHERVVMGMSHRGRLNVLANTVGKSYGEIFHEFEGHLDPALTQGSGDVKYHLGAVGKHQARSGREVVVEVASNPSHLEAVNPVVEGIVRARQDLLDRGEEAPVLPVLIHGDAAFAGQGVVAETLNLSQLRGYRTGGTVHIVVNNQLGFTTSPDYGRSSTYATDVAKMIQAPIFHVNGDDPEACVRVARLAFDYRQAFKKDVVVDMWCYRRFGHNEGDEPAFTQPLMYARIKGRPSVRKLYTEALVNRGDLSLEDAERALEDFRSRLQQAFDDTRTDSKVAEVELARPASMAEDPPVETAVERERLDRIAASLADVPASFNVHPKLVKWLADRSAALGKDRVDWSLGEALAFGSLLLDGRMIRLSGQDTRRGTFSQRHSVLVDQENGELYTPLANLAPGQGRFFVHDSLLSEFAAVGFEYGYSVANPEALVLWEAQFGDFVNGAQIIVDQFISAAEDKWGQRAGLVLLLPHGFEGQGPEHSSARLERFLQLAAEDNIQVTVPSTPAQYFHLLRRQALRATHKPLVALTPKSLLRLPAARSTAADLTGGRFQEVLPDRGGPDPEDVRRVLLCSGKVYYDLAKRRQEKQLEQVALLRIEQFYPFPAEQLRERLAPYGKAEQIWWVQEEPENMGAWWYLRMRAEQECGLDLTGVTRPEGAAPAAGSPTLHQQEQKDLLDRAFADL
- a CDS encoding DEAD/DEAH box helicase; its protein translation is MDQQAARHDDPAQGPLRHFSPLTRAWFASAFAAPTAAQALAWEAIAAEQDVLVVAPTGSGKTLAAFLSAIDGLAGSPATRGTSLPPAPGAAHPARRAAGPARQAVERLRVLYVSPLKALAADIERNLRAPLAGLRAAAARLDLPLPDITVGMRTGDTPADARRRFPSAPPDILITTPESLFLLLTSRARDALRFVDTVIVDEVHSVVATKRGAHLAVSLERLDELLPQPARRIGLSATVRPTDEVARYLGGSRPVTVVAPPSEKAFDLSVVVPVEDMAAIGEDSGPGPMTLPAGSGWPGPVADGGGHGSWSGGPEPGAGGPGAGPAGPWSGGPGLAPGSGAPWSGEPASGSAAGPPDRSSIWPHIDERLVELIRAHRSTIVFANSRRLAERLCARCNELAGAEIARAHHGSVSREQRTEIEEDLKAGRLPAVVATSSLELGIDMGSVDLVIQVEAPSSVAAGLQRIGRAGHQVGAVSRGIVFPKFRGDLVECAVVVERMRAGAIEAMRYPRNPLDVLAQQVVAMVAMDDWTVDGLEAVVRRAAPFADLPRSAMESVLDMLAGRYPSDEFAELRPRLNWDRVEGTLTPRAGAQRLAVTSGGTIPDRGLFGVYLVGERQTRVGELDEEMVYESRVGEVFTLGASSWRIEDITHDRVLVSPAPGQPGKLPFWHGDALGRPVELGRALGGFLRELTALPAEARLARLAEAGLDDNAVSNLVRYLDEQVEATGVLPDDRTIVVERFRDELGDWRVCVHTPFGAQVHAPWAQAIEARVRERLGLEVQTMYSDDGIVVRLPEADEAPPSDSILFEPDEIEDLVVGEVGGSALFASRFRECAARALLLPRRRPGQRTPLWQQRQKSAGLLQVASRYGSFPVVLETMRECLQDVFDLPGLAELMAAVGRREVRVVEVDTPFPSPFASSLQFGYVAAFMYEGDAPLAERRAQALSLDRSILAELLGREELRDLIDQAALAELELELQLLTPERKVRGPDGLHDALRLLGDLSVEEAAARAADPGAAPTWLAELQGTRRALLLRIGGAERWVAIEDVARFRDGLGTAPPPGVPRDFLAPVADPVGDLVARWARTHGPFTAAEPAGRLGLGVAVVEQTLARLAAAGRVVEGEFRPGRSGREWLDAEVLRRLRRRSLAALRKEVEAVPQEALARFVTAWQGIGPTGPRFANLDAVYRAVEQLQGAAVPASALERQVLAVRLPDYSPGLLDQLCASGEVVWVGAGALGSDDGWVSLFTAEQAPLLLPEPLPVEPSPLAARVREALAERGALFFRQLSDVVGPTNDSELLLAIWELVWAGLATNDTLAPLRALVTGGSRPVARPPARRGRRGPAFPSRLGPPAGAGRWSLVPERAADPTRRMHAVAEQLLERHGLVTRGAVVSERVPGGFAGAYAVLKAMEEAGRCRRGYFVDGLGGAQFASVGAVDRLRLLATPGSDPQTLILAAADPANPYGAALAWPDRPLPAGPGPGGEAGGRPDGRPGPRTDGRPGHRPGRKAGAVVALVDGELVLYVEKGGRTLLTFTDDADRLGRAADALALAARDGALGRLSVERADGEAVLDSPLAQALTAAGFRPSTRGLRLPGGLPGARRAASQGNGA
- a CDS encoding DNA-formamidopyrimidine glycosylase family protein — translated: MPEGDTVFLAATRLHQALAGQRLLAAELRVPRPVARLRKLAPGPSSITADLAGQVVREVVPRGKHLLFRTDAGVTLHTHFKMEGAWHLYRPGERWRGHDFQVRAVLRTERWVAVGLRLAICELLPTDQEHEVVGHLGPDVLGPDWDLDEAAGRLRADPDRAIGTALLDQRAIAGPGNIWKCELCFLWGVDPWTPVGEVRDLEGMLALLGRMMDANRTTGRQITTGDTRAGRTHWVTSRTGKPCRRCGTPIRKAEQQSYDAERPTWWCPTCQPGPGPAQAQGSRTTVAHTRAAPDAPR
- a CDS encoding DNA-3-methyladenine glycosylase 2 family protein produces the protein MHATDTPLETTLRPSLPVHLGLTLGPLRRGSDPSVLVERSGAWWRATRTPEGPATARYAAGADRVWVQAWGPGAAWCLDTAAELLGSRDHLDGFEPRGLVRELHRSLPGLRISRSRTVFEALVPSILEQKVSGREARASYRAVVRAWGTPAPGPVPLLVPPGPDVLAGKAYWEFHPLGVEMKRANTIRAAATRAARLEEAVGMAAADAYRRLQAVPGVGPWTAAEVAIVALGDADAVSVGDYHLPHLVSWKLAGEPRGTDERMLELLAPYAGHRGRVLRLLQHSGEWAPRFGPRMPVRSFRRL
- a CDS encoding YajQ family cyclic di-GMP-binding protein, translating into MADASFDVVSQVDRQEIDNALNQAKREIGQRFDFKNTGTSIDRSGDDVIIVSSTDQRALAALDVFKERLVKRSVSLKALRASEPRPAGKSNYRIECTFIQGIPEDKAKALAKTIRQSGLKAQAQVQGDQLRVTSKSKDDLQKVIALLKERDEGLPLQFTNRRG